A window of the Polaribacter sp. HaHaR_3_91 genome harbors these coding sequences:
- a CDS encoding sigma factor-like helix-turn-helix DNA-binding protein, whose product MTSILTGDIINSRKKDDNFWLETLKEALSTFGDSPKFWQIYRGDSFQLEIENCENAFYAALKLKSHLKSTVDIDVRIGIGIGEKEFNTPEITASNGEAFINSGYAFDTYLKKQTIAIKTPWQEVDAELNIAFDLALLTMDSWTKNSAEVFKISLESENSTQNEIAAILGITQGRVSERQKRAGFEPIMKLEKRFRKIINQKTHL is encoded by the coding sequence ATGACTAGTATTTTAACAGGCGACATCATCAATTCTAGAAAAAAGGATGATAATTTTTGGTTAGAAACGCTAAAAGAGGCGTTAAGTACTTTTGGTGACTCTCCAAAATTTTGGCAGATTTACAGAGGAGATAGCTTTCAATTAGAAATAGAAAACTGTGAAAATGCTTTTTATGCAGCTTTAAAGTTGAAATCTCATTTAAAATCTACAGTAGATATAGATGTTAGAATTGGAATTGGAATCGGAGAAAAAGAATTTAATACTCCAGAAATTACAGCGTCTAACGGTGAAGCTTTTATAAATTCTGGTTATGCGTTTGACACTTATTTAAAGAAACAAACCATTGCCATAAAAACACCTTGGCAAGAAGTTGATGCAGAACTAAATATAGCTTTTGATTTAGCTTTATTAACCATGGATTCTTGGACAAAAAACTCTGCAGAAGTATTTAAAATATCCTTAGAATCAGAAAACAGTACGCAAAATGAAATTGCAGCTATTTTAGGAATTACACAAGGACGGGTTAGCGAACGCCAAAAACGTGCTGGTTTTGAACCTATTATGAAACTAGAAAAACGTTTTAGAAAAATTATCAATCAAAAAACACATTTATAA
- a CDS encoding DUF3307 domain-containing protein, with product MLAHILGDFVFQPEKWVENKEKKKVKSVNLYYHIALHALFLALVIQFNLKEYWLAFLLIIASHYGIDLLKLYLQKKKTKRIWFFIDQVLHLIVLAFATSFYVNFSLSTENLITDQLLLLIIFLLLVIFVSAIIIKIIITQWNPESKKENDDSLAKAGRYIGILERLFVFTFVITNHWEAIGFLLAAKSVFRFGDLTSSKDRKLTEYILIGTLLSFGIAIFLGVLYLYTLKFI from the coding sequence TTGTTAGCTCATATTTTAGGAGATTTTGTTTTTCAACCAGAAAAATGGGTTGAAAATAAAGAAAAAAAGAAAGTGAAATCGGTAAATTTATATTATCACATTGCGCTTCATGCCCTATTTTTAGCGTTAGTCATTCAATTTAATTTAAAAGAATATTGGCTTGCTTTTTTGTTAATTATAGCATCTCATTATGGTATAGACCTATTAAAACTCTATCTTCAAAAAAAGAAAACAAAACGGATTTGGTTTTTTATAGATCAAGTTTTGCATCTTATCGTACTAGCGTTTGCGACTTCTTTTTATGTGAATTTTTCTTTATCAACTGAAAACTTAATAACAGATCAACTCTTATTACTGATTATCTTTTTACTGTTGGTTATTTTTGTTTCTGCAATTATCATCAAAATAATAATTACACAATGGAACCCTGAAAGTAAAAAAGAAAACGATGATTCTCTTGCAAAAGCAGGTCGCTATATAGGAATTCTAGAACGTTTATTTGTTTTTACCTTTGTAATTACCAATCATTGGGAAGCAATCGGTTTTCTATTAGCAGCAAAATCTGTTTTTAGATTTGGAGATTTAACATCATCAAAAGACAGAAAATTAACCGAATATATTTTAATTGGTACTTTATTAAGTTTTGGTATTGCTATCTTTTTAGGAGTACTATATTTGTACACTTTAAAATTCATCTAA
- a CDS encoding TonB-dependent siderophore receptor, with protein MKKQLLIVGVLAYSFASTNLFAQQKEKVEALDEVVVTATKFNLKKENTGKVIQKITQKELQQNAGKNVIEILNNVVGIDVRGVNSNASEPRSINIRGGRNRQFLVLIDGVPVTDQSAINQQFDLRLLAVSQIESIEILKGASSTLYGSGAATAVINVVLKKASADKISGSFETSVGTNNTANVKESGLSDNNQNVSLNGTLGKLNFLGSFSITGTDGMSAAKSKTNAVYENDSFYSKNALLKLGYAVNDKFSIETFLNYDNFDYDFDAGAFSDSDANTGDQEQFRVGVKPKYTYNKGEVYLLASANVVERNLEQFNSYGGTLDSYEFVGRSVNLDLVNRYDFKDGKIQLITGLNYQIHSNNTVTPFAEIEKGIANFNTVDPYASVVYITDFGLSANVGGRLNIHNVYGNHAVYDGNLAYSVLKNENATIKLLTSYSTAFITPSLYQLYDGFSGNLDLKPESNETFEAGFDVNYKDWLQFDVVYFNRKEEDAIIYDNATYKYGNGSSDANGFEINTNITPVNFLTVNASYTYVDKDKTEDFNDYIPANKFVAGLDVDVLKNTFFNITYKNVGDRSIYDRYGSFGTAGEDVTLESYQVLDFAANYKLLGDTVTLFGGVTNILNEDYDDILGFSTRGRNFKLGVRLQF; from the coding sequence ATGAAAAAACAATTATTAATTGTTGGTGTTTTGGCATATAGTTTTGCTAGCACAAATCTTTTTGCACAGCAAAAAGAAAAAGTAGAAGCTTTAGATGAAGTTGTTGTTACAGCAACAAAATTCAATCTAAAAAAAGAGAATACTGGTAAGGTAATTCAGAAAATTACTCAAAAAGAATTGCAACAAAATGCTGGTAAAAATGTTATTGAAATTCTAAATAATGTTGTTGGTATTGATGTTAGAGGTGTAAATTCTAATGCATCTGAACCAAGAAGTATTAATATTAGAGGAGGAAGAAATAGACAATTTTTGGTTCTAATTGATGGTGTGCCAGTTACAGATCAATCTGCAATTAATCAACAATTCGATTTACGTTTATTAGCCGTTAGTCAAATAGAATCTATTGAAATTTTAAAAGGAGCATCATCTACATTGTACGGTTCTGGAGCAGCTACTGCAGTTATTAATGTTGTTTTAAAGAAAGCATCAGCAGATAAAATTTCTGGTTCTTTTGAAACAAGTGTTGGTACAAATAATACCGCAAATGTTAAAGAAAGCGGATTGTCTGACAATAACCAGAATGTAAGTTTAAACGGTACTTTAGGAAAACTTAATTTCTTAGGTTCTTTTAGTATTACTGGAACAGACGGAATGTCTGCTGCAAAAAGTAAAACAAATGCTGTTTATGAAAATGATAGTTTTTACAGTAAAAATGCGTTGTTAAAATTAGGTTATGCGGTAAATGATAAGTTTTCTATAGAGACTTTCTTAAATTATGATAATTTTGATTATGATTTTGACGCAGGGGCTTTTTCTGATAGTGATGCAAATACTGGAGATCAAGAGCAGTTTAGAGTTGGTGTAAAACCAAAATACACTTATAATAAAGGAGAAGTTTACTTATTAGCCTCTGCAAATGTGGTAGAAAGAAATTTAGAGCAATTCAATTCTTATGGTGGTACTTTAGATAGCTACGAGTTTGTTGGTAGAAGTGTAAATTTAGATTTAGTAAATAGATATGATTTTAAGGATGGTAAAATTCAATTAATTACGGGTTTAAATTACCAAATTCATAGTAATAATACAGTTACTCCTTTTGCCGAAATTGAAAAAGGAATTGCAAACTTTAATACTGTAGATCCTTATGCAAGTGTAGTGTATATAACAGATTTTGGTTTAAGTGCCAATGTAGGTGGACGATTAAATATTCATAATGTATATGGTAATCATGCAGTTTATGACGGAAATCTTGCGTACTCAGTTTTAAAGAATGAAAATGCTACTATTAAGTTATTAACCTCTTATAGTACGGCTTTTATTACACCAAGTTTGTATCAATTATATGATGGTTTTTCTGGTAATTTAGATTTAAAACCAGAATCTAATGAAACTTTTGAAGCAGGTTTTGATGTAAATTATAAAGATTGGCTTCAGTTTGATGTGGTTTATTTTAATAGAAAAGAAGAAGATGCAATTATTTATGATAATGCTACTTACAAATACGGTAATGGTTCTTCAGATGCAAATGGTTTTGAAATAAATACCAATATTACACCTGTTAATTTCTTAACTGTTAACGCTTCTTATACGTATGTAGATAAAGATAAAACAGAAGATTTTAACGATTATATTCCTGCAAATAAATTTGTAGCAGGTTTAGATGTGGATGTTTTAAAAAATACATTCTTCAATATTACTTATAAAAATGTAGGAGATAGAAGTATTTATGATAGATATGGTTCTTTTGGAACCGCTGGAGAAGATGTTACTTTAGAGAGTTATCAAGTATTAGATTTTGCTGCTAATTATAAATTATTAGGAGACACTGTAACTTTATTTGGTGGAGTTACAAATATTTTAAACGAAGATTATGATGATATTTTAGGGTTTTCTACACGTGGTAGAAACTTTAAATTAGGAGTAAGACTTCAGTTTTAA
- a CDS encoding GMP reductase, producing the protein MRIENELKLGFKDVMIRPKRSTLKSRSQVSLEREFTFLHSDVVWKGIPIMAANMDTVGTFEMAKALAKHGLFTAIHKHYSIEEWREFAAKADEKTLNNIAVSTGTGKDDSEKVKQILSEFPKINFICVDVANGYSEHFVNFVQKMRKAHPNKVIIAGNVVTGEMVEELLLAGADIIKVGIGPGSVCTTRVKTGVGYPQLSAIIECADAAHGMGGQIISDGGCKIPGDLSKAFGGSADFVMLGGMLAGHEESGGELIEKNGEKFKAFYGMSSTTAMNKHVGGVANYRASEGKTVEVPYRGNVDDTIIDILGGIRSTCTYVGASRLKELTKRTTFIRVQEQENQVYS; encoded by the coding sequence ATGAGAATAGAAAATGAATTAAAGTTAGGTTTTAAAGATGTAATGATTCGTCCAAAACGATCTACACTAAAATCGAGATCACAAGTAAGTTTAGAAAGAGAGTTTACTTTTTTACACAGCGATGTTGTCTGGAAAGGAATTCCTATAATGGCTGCAAACATGGACACTGTTGGTACTTTTGAAATGGCAAAAGCACTTGCAAAACACGGACTTTTCACCGCAATTCATAAACATTATTCTATAGAAGAATGGAGAGAATTTGCAGCAAAAGCTGATGAAAAAACTTTAAATAATATTGCCGTTAGTACAGGGACAGGAAAAGATGATTCTGAAAAAGTAAAACAAATTTTATCCGAATTTCCGAAAATAAACTTTATTTGTGTTGATGTTGCCAATGGCTACTCGGAACATTTTGTAAATTTTGTTCAGAAAATGCGTAAAGCCCATCCTAACAAAGTAATTATTGCAGGTAATGTAGTCACTGGAGAAATGGTTGAAGAATTATTATTAGCTGGTGCAGATATTATAAAAGTAGGTATTGGTCCGGGATCGGTTTGCACAACTCGTGTAAAAACTGGAGTTGGTTATCCGCAACTTTCTGCTATTATAGAATGTGCAGATGCAGCGCATGGTATGGGTGGACAAATTATTTCTGATGGAGGTTGTAAAATTCCTGGAGACCTTTCTAAAGCTTTTGGTGGTAGTGCAGATTTTGTAATGCTAGGCGGCATGCTTGCTGGACATGAAGAAAGTGGTGGTGAATTGATTGAAAAAAATGGAGAAAAATTTAAAGCTTTTTACGGAATGAGTTCTACAACAGCCATGAATAAACATGTTGGTGGTGTTGCAAATTATAGAGCTTCCGAAGGAAAAACGGTTGAAGTTCCTTACAGAGGAAATGTAGACGATACTATTATAGATATTTTAGGCGGAATTAGATCTACATGTACCTATGTTGGTGCAAGTAGGTTAAAAGAATTGACCAAAAGAACTACTTTTATTAGAGTTCAAGAGCAAGAAAATCAAGTATATTCATAA
- a CDS encoding ABC transporter substrate-binding protein yields MKNINLIPVLLFLLMTVSCKKEAVKVDNHTQVKSSIKYAKGFDIVEDNGAKKLVIKSAYQNSKEVTEYIIKNKSENNTPLENTISTPIQKIVVTSTTHIPMVELLNEETSIIGFPYAKYVSSEKTRQLIDAGKIKEIGKETSLNTEILLDLQPELVVGYSVTSADKSLTTIQKAGINVIYNGDWLEETPLGRAEWIKFFGVLFDKEKQADSIFKVIESNYLAAKQIALKSTKKPTILSGAIMSKDIWNLPAGESFVAQFINDANLNYLWKDTKGKGSLSLSFESIFDKGQNAEYWISPGFFSTKEQLLQSNKIYAEFDAFKNDKVYTSTIKKGKTGGIIYYELAATRPDLVLKDFIKITNPDLLPDYKMTFFEKMK; encoded by the coding sequence ATGAAAAACATAAATTTAATTCCTGTTTTATTATTTTTGTTGATGACCGTTTCTTGTAAAAAAGAAGCTGTTAAAGTTGATAATCATACACAAGTAAAAAGTAGTATTAAGTACGCAAAGGGATTTGATATTGTAGAAGATAATGGCGCTAAAAAGTTAGTTATAAAATCTGCCTATCAGAACTCTAAAGAAGTTACTGAATATATTATTAAAAATAAATCAGAAAATAATACACCTTTAGAAAACACCATCTCTACTCCTATTCAAAAAATTGTAGTTACTTCTACAACACATATCCCTATGGTTGAGTTGTTAAACGAAGAAACTTCAATTATCGGTTTTCCTTATGCTAAATATGTATCTTCAGAAAAAACAAGACAGTTAATTGATGCAGGAAAAATAAAAGAAATAGGAAAAGAAACCTCTTTAAATACTGAAATACTATTAGACTTACAGCCAGAATTAGTGGTTGGTTATAGTGTTACTTCTGCAGATAAAAGCTTAACAACTATACAGAAAGCAGGAATAAATGTAATTTATAATGGAGATTGGTTAGAAGAAACTCCTTTAGGAAGAGCAGAATGGATTAAATTTTTTGGTGTTCTTTTTGATAAAGAAAAACAAGCTGATAGTATTTTTAAAGTAATTGAAAGTAATTATTTAGCAGCAAAACAAATCGCACTAAAATCAACAAAAAAACCAACCATTTTGTCTGGTGCAATCATGAGTAAAGATATTTGGAATTTACCTGCAGGAGAAAGTTTTGTGGCACAATTTATAAATGACGCAAACCTTAATTACTTATGGAAAGACACAAAAGGAAAAGGAAGTTTGTCTCTAAGTTTTGAAAGTATTTTTGATAAAGGTCAGAATGCTGAATATTGGATTTCTCCTGGATTTTTTTCTACCAAAGAGCAATTATTACAAAGCAATAAAATTTATGCTGAATTTGATGCTTTTAAAAATGATAAAGTTTATACATCTACAATCAAGAAAGGAAAAACGGGCGGAATTATATATTATGAATTAGCTGCTACGAGACCTGATTTAGTTTTAAAAGATTTTATTAAAATTACAAATCCAGATTTATTGCCCGATTATAAAATGACATTTTTTGAGAAAATGAAATAA
- a CDS encoding LuxR C-terminal-related transcriptional regulator, whose translation MKFKALLLFLFFVVSTFSQSEIYYFKDANSSLSYSNIAQEEFKPLNKQVLEKHSDATFWFKVPANKTDLNYIFRIKSIRATNAKAYQNLSEIKKLNNQRYSSFKFSRGSPIYIKVSSNFSSYFPVELNIVEDATFEEKIQLLIDGFYYGVAFLVILFSINYFYFFKDNSFLYHAFLLASLTLSFILSDGILHLFAVDEKNIEFLILLNYVILTYCSSKFANGFLLIDDYYPKVKNYTYVIGGAIILFVILFLIFKKNDLYIILGILTSIILLIYWFLGVLLFKENTHTKLFTFSYVIILFSGIDFYVLKNFGISLFETNATNLKIGGFIQIIILSFAVIYREKDLRKYNSLMKNEIIKFSEEIEQLTIQEEPIKIKLDVLSFREREIFNLIVSSKSNKEIAAEVNISVNTVKFHVKNIYGKLNIKSRKEVLTLKKVIKH comes from the coding sequence ATGAAATTTAAGGCACTACTACTTTTTCTTTTTTTTGTAGTATCTACTTTTTCTCAATCTGAAATTTATTATTTTAAAGATGCTAATAGCAGTTTAAGTTATAGTAACATTGCTCAAGAAGAATTTAAACCTCTAAATAAACAAGTTTTAGAAAAACATTCTGATGCTACTTTTTGGTTTAAAGTGCCTGCTAATAAAACTGACTTAAATTATATATTTAGAATTAAAAGTATAAGAGCCACTAATGCAAAGGCATATCAAAATTTAAGTGAAATTAAAAAGTTGAATAACCAAAGGTATTCATCTTTTAAATTTTCTAGAGGATCACCAATCTATATAAAAGTTAGTTCTAATTTTAGTTCTTATTTTCCTGTTGAATTAAATATAGTGGAAGATGCTACTTTTGAAGAAAAAATACAATTACTTATTGATGGTTTTTATTATGGAGTCGCTTTTTTAGTAATTTTGTTCAGTATTAATTATTTTTATTTTTTTAAAGACAATTCATTTTTATATCATGCCTTTTTATTGGCAAGCTTAACGCTTAGTTTTATTTTATCGGACGGTATTTTGCATTTATTTGCTGTAGATGAAAAAAATATTGAATTTTTAATTCTTTTAAATTATGTGATACTCACATATTGTTCTTCTAAGTTTGCTAATGGTTTTCTGTTAATAGATGACTATTATCCTAAAGTAAAAAATTATACTTATGTTATAGGTGGTGCTATTATTCTATTTGTAATTTTATTTTTAATCTTTAAAAAGAATGATTTATATATAATCTTAGGTATTTTAACATCGATAATTCTACTTATCTATTGGTTTTTAGGTGTGTTACTTTTTAAGGAAAACACGCATACTAAATTATTTACGTTTTCTTATGTAATTATATTGTTTAGCGGAATAGATTTTTATGTTTTAAAAAATTTCGGAATTTCTTTATTTGAAACCAATGCCACTAATTTAAAAATAGGTGGTTTTATACAGATTATAATCCTTTCATTTGCTGTGATATATAGGGAAAAGGATTTAAGAAAGTATAACTCTTTAATGAAAAATGAGATTATAAAGTTTTCAGAAGAAATAGAGCAACTTACAATACAAGAGGAACCTATAAAGATAAAATTAGATGTTTTAAGTTTTAGAGAAAGAGAAATTTTTAATTTAATTGTATCTAGTAAATCAAATAAAGAAATAGCCGCTGAAGTAAATATCTCTGTAAATACTGTAAAATTTCATGTCAAAAATATTTATGGAAAATTAAATATTAAAAGTAGAAAAGAAGTTTTAACATTAAAAAAAGTCATAAAACACTAG